Proteins encoded together in one Mauremys reevesii isolate NIE-2019 linkage group 11, ASM1616193v1, whole genome shotgun sequence window:
- the LOC120374725 gene encoding uncharacterized protein LOC120374725: MTQPAAQALPTQAVVSLNLGEGFCVSSTSTKFINGKCITTKRTVANRQEQADVEGDGELKSVRVNGVAVDKTYKRAAGTDSHAGPMDPRPGPHTSCQRQKKPHPRTRCKSASGDKLLAGKNRPRARPSLPQEGSSIPLAKGTTAPARESKSQAERSTPGTGDSAPQARESGYEPYPGAETHAGRSELHAGRKELHAKLKLAPRYKGSPAGRNPSRDRCHRAEAGWLESAAGCEELDPGWNELPDDWKSLPQSGSWLLLGGMNWQPDTSQVPAGTEKRLQDQFFGTACLTRMTLLVGESPLPSVTRTFPRGTNRLLDGKRQVLGETRHLPRWPSQPLGRPGQLQCHTTPPVGKSSWLQGGARWIWDGMNKLPSGTSQLLDAISQLQSGVNQLPCKMSPLPDIISQSQGGTSQLPDRSSPDVSSSDSSCSHTQLHPREGRMP; the protein is encoded by the exons TTGTATCCCTCAACTTGGGAGAAGGCTTCTGCGTCTCTTCCACCTCTACCAAGTTCATCAATGGCAAATGCATCACAACAAAAAG GACCGTGGCGAATAGGCAGGAGCAGGCAGATGTTGAAGGAGACGGAGAGCTGAAATCTGTTCGTGTTAACG GGGTGGCTGTTGACAAGACATACAAACGAGCAGCAGGGACTGACTCTCACGCTGGGCCTATGGACCCTCGCCCTGGGCCCCACACATCTTGTCAGAGGCAAAAGAAGCCACACCCCAGAACCAGATGCAAGTCAGCCTCTGGTGACAAGCTGCTGGCTGGAAAGAACAGGCCCCGAGCCAGGCCAAGCTTACCACAGGAGGGAAGCAGCATACCACTGGCCAAGGGAACCACAGCACCCGCCCGGGAGAGCAAGTCACAGGCTGAAAGGAGCACACCAGGGACTGGGGACAGTGCTCCGCAGGCCAGGGAGAGCGGGTATGAGCCATATCCGGGAGCTGAGACGCATGCCGGAAGGAGTGAATTGCATGCTGGGAGGAAAGAGTTGCATGCCAAACTCAAATTAGCTCCCAGGTACAAGGGGTCACCAGCTGGGAGGAACCCGTCGCGTGACAGATGCCACAGAGCAGAGGCCGGGTGGCTAGAGTCGGCTGCTGGGTGTGAGGAGCTGGATCCTGGGTGGAATGAACTACCTGATGATTGGAAGAGTCTCCCACAAAGTGGAAGCTGGTTGCTGCTGGGTGGAATGAATTGGCAGCCAGATACAAGTCAGGTCCCGGCTGGGACGGAGAAGAGGCTCCAGGATCAATTCTTTGGGACAGCGTGTCTAACGCGCATGACGCTCCTGGTGGGAGAGAGTCCGCTGCCAAGTGTAACAAGGACATTCCCAAGAGGAACCAATCGGCTGCTAGATGGAAAGAGACAAGTCCTGGGGGAAACCAGACATTTGCCTAGGTGGCCAAGCCAACCCCTGGGCAGGCCAGGCCAGCTCCAGTGTCATACAACTCCACCCGTGGGCAAaagcagctggctgcagggtggAGCGAGATGGATATGGGATGGGATGAATAAGTTGCCCAGTGGAACAAGCCAGCTCTTGGATGCAATCAGTCAGCTCCAGAGTGGGGTGAATCAGCTGCCCTGCAAAATGAGTCCGCTCCCAGATATAATCAGTCAGTCCCAGGGTGGAACGAGCCAGCTCCCAGACAGAAGCAGTCCTGATGTTTCGTCCTCTGATTCCAGCTGTTCCCATACCCAGCTTcaccccagggaagggagaatGCCGTGA